One genomic window of Hymenobacter sp. J193 includes the following:
- a CDS encoding phosphatidylserine decarboxylase family protein yields the protein MKIHKEGRRILFFTLLALLAVNLLLFRYNAQNDGFNKVFAGISVIVFLTLLQFFRSPARRLLTHEDHIISPVDGKVVVIEDVHEPEYFDDVRKQISIFMSPINVHITRNPVSGIVRYFKYHPGNYLVAWHPKSSTKNERTTVVVESEAGPFVLFRQIAGAMARRIVWYVNEGDEVSQGEEFGFIKFGSRVDIFVPVDTEVKVQIGEKVKGGQSIIAQLKTDTPSIF from the coding sequence ATGAAGATCCACAAAGAAGGACGACGTATTCTGTTCTTTACGCTGCTGGCCTTACTGGCCGTGAACCTGCTGCTGTTCCGCTACAATGCGCAGAACGACGGCTTCAACAAGGTATTTGCGGGTATATCCGTCATCGTATTTCTGACGCTGCTGCAGTTTTTCCGCAGCCCGGCCCGGCGCCTGCTCACCCACGAAGACCACATTATTTCGCCGGTTGACGGCAAAGTAGTGGTGATTGAGGACGTGCACGAGCCGGAGTACTTCGACGATGTGCGCAAGCAGATCAGCATCTTCATGTCGCCCATCAACGTGCACATCACCCGCAACCCGGTTTCAGGCATTGTGCGCTACTTCAAGTACCACCCCGGCAACTATCTGGTGGCCTGGCACCCCAAAAGCAGCACCAAAAACGAGCGGACCACGGTAGTAGTGGAGTCGGAAGCCGGGCCTTTTGTGCTGTTCCGGCAGATTGCGGGCGCTATGGCGCGCCGCATTGTGTGGTACGTGAACGAGGGCGACGAAGTAAGCCAGGGCGAGGAGTTCGGCTTCATCAAGTTTGGCTCCCGCGTCGATATCTTCGTGCCTGTGGATACGGAGGTGAAAGTGCAGATCGGCGAAAAGGTGAAAGGCGGCCAGAGCATCATTGCCCAACTCAAAACCGACACTCCCAGCATTTTCTAA
- a CDS encoding Glu/Leu/Phe/Val dehydrogenase codes for MATTTVYKEPAPRVDAENPLESMMSRFNVATEILGLDDETYNVLKAPDKQVIVHIPVTMDNGKVRVFEGYRVIHNTILGPSKGGIRYDKNVHLDEVKALAAWMTWKCAVVDIPYGGAKGGIICDPTTMSPGEIERLTRGYTLALKDVFGPDKDIPAPDMGTGPREMAWLMDEFSKTVGATSPAVVTGKPLVMGGSLGRTEATGRGVMVSALAAMKKLGMDPKQASAAVQGFGNVGSWAAKLLCEQGVKIKAVSDVSGAYWNDNGINIDEAIAYKNAHKGRLDGYTGAVLMENADDLLLADVDVLVPAAVEDVITEHNAHDIKARLIVEGANGPTSASADPIINEKGIMVVPDILANSGGVTVSYFEWVQNRQGFKWTEEMVTERADRIMSDAFEKVYATSQKYKIPMRIAAYVVAIDKVAQTYKFRGGF; via the coding sequence ATGGCTACCACCACGGTGTACAAAGAACCCGCCCCCCGCGTCGATGCCGAAAACCCGCTGGAATCCATGATGTCGCGCTTCAACGTGGCCACGGAAATCCTGGGACTCGACGATGAAACCTACAACGTTCTTAAAGCGCCCGACAAGCAGGTTATCGTCCACATTCCTGTGACGATGGACAACGGCAAGGTGCGCGTATTTGAGGGCTACCGGGTGATTCACAATACCATTCTGGGACCTTCAAAAGGCGGCATCCGCTACGACAAGAACGTGCACCTGGATGAGGTGAAGGCCCTGGCGGCCTGGATGACTTGGAAGTGCGCCGTGGTTGACATTCCCTACGGTGGCGCCAAAGGTGGTATTATCTGCGACCCGACCACCATGAGCCCCGGCGAAATTGAGCGGCTTACGCGTGGCTACACGCTGGCGCTGAAGGACGTGTTCGGCCCGGACAAGGATATTCCGGCTCCGGATATGGGCACCGGCCCGCGCGAAATGGCGTGGCTGATGGACGAATTCTCTAAAACCGTAGGTGCTACCTCCCCGGCCGTCGTTACGGGCAAGCCTTTGGTAATGGGCGGCTCCCTGGGCCGCACCGAAGCCACCGGCCGCGGCGTAATGGTGTCGGCGCTGGCCGCCATGAAGAAGCTGGGCATGGACCCCAAGCAGGCTTCGGCCGCCGTGCAGGGCTTCGGCAACGTGGGCTCCTGGGCTGCCAAGCTATTGTGCGAGCAGGGCGTGAAAATCAAGGCGGTATCCGACGTGAGCGGGGCATATTGGAACGACAACGGTATCAACATCGACGAGGCTATTGCCTATAAGAATGCCCACAAAGGCCGCTTGGATGGCTACACCGGCGCCGTGCTGATGGAAAATGCCGACGACCTGCTGCTGGCTGATGTGGACGTGCTGGTGCCTGCTGCCGTGGAGGACGTCATCACCGAGCACAACGCACACGACATCAAGGCCCGTCTGATTGTGGAGGGCGCCAACGGCCCCACCTCGGCCTCGGCTGACCCCATCATCAACGAGAAAGGCATTATGGTGGTGCCCGATATCCTGGCCAACTCCGGCGGCGTAACGGTATCCTACTTTGAGTGGGTGCAGAACCGCCAGGGATTCAAGTGGACCGAGGAAATGGTAACGGAGCGCGCCGACCGCATCATGTCCGACGCTTTCGAGAAAGTGTACGCTACCAGCCAGAAGTATAAAATCCCGATGCGCATTGCGGCCTACGTGGTAGCCATCGACAAAGTAGCCCAGACCTACAAGTTCCGCGGCGGCTTCTAA
- a CDS encoding phosphatidate cytidylyltransferase produces MPDSPAPAPSSASEKKPMSNLAQRLLYGVLGAIVLLFCIWYSAWTFALFFALVQMRMLWEFYRMMREAGYKPAAMLGGGLSILIFTSIFLVRAGAVGFANVNYDYAVASGWHTIILPSNFIGALLSLPLLLLPTILILREMYAWPRENQPFSPFANVGVALLGLLYVSLPMSLLSVLAFDEHGYDYRRIFALLLLVWSSDIGAYAAGKNFGKHKLAPKISPGKTWEGAIGGFLLTLLTGWALGYLLPELPLAYRLVVAGVVAIFGPLGDLAESMLKRSVGVKDSGRILPGHGGLLDRFDAFLFILPVLALLQLLLG; encoded by the coding sequence TTGCCCGACTCTCCCGCTCCCGCCCCTTCCTCTGCTTCCGAGAAAAAGCCCATGTCGAATCTGGCGCAGCGCCTGCTCTATGGGGTGCTGGGCGCCATCGTGCTGCTCTTCTGCATCTGGTACAGCGCCTGGACGTTCGCGCTGTTCTTTGCCCTGGTGCAGATGCGGATGCTCTGGGAGTTCTACCGCATGATGCGGGAAGCCGGGTATAAGCCGGCGGCTATGCTGGGAGGCGGATTGAGTATTTTAATATTCACTTCCATTTTCCTTGTCAGAGCGGGTGCCGTGGGTTTCGCTAATGTTAACTATGATTATGCAGTAGCTTCCGGTTGGCACACAATCATCCTTCCTTCTAATTTCATAGGTGCTCTTCTGAGTTTGCCATTGCTGCTCCTGCCTACTATCCTGATCCTACGGGAAATGTATGCTTGGCCGCGCGAGAACCAGCCGTTTTCGCCCTTTGCCAACGTGGGCGTGGCCTTGCTGGGTTTGCTGTACGTGAGTTTGCCCATGAGCTTGCTGAGCGTGCTGGCCTTTGATGAGCACGGCTACGACTACCGCCGCATCTTCGCGCTGCTGCTGCTGGTGTGGTCGTCGGACATCGGGGCGTACGCGGCGGGCAAAAACTTCGGCAAGCACAAGCTGGCGCCCAAGATTTCGCCCGGCAAAACCTGGGAAGGCGCCATCGGGGGCTTCCTGCTCACGCTGCTCACGGGCTGGGCACTGGGCTATTTGCTGCCCGAGCTGCCACTGGCCTACCGACTGGTGGTAGCCGGGGTGGTAGCCATCTTCGGCCCGCTCGGCGACCTGGCTGAGTCCATGCTCAAGCGCAGCGTGGGCGTGAAGGACTCCGGCCGCATTCTGCCCGGCCACGGCGGCCTGCTCGACCGGTTCGACGCCTTCCTATTTATCCTGCCGGTGCTGGCTTTGCTACAGTTGCTGCTGGGCTAG
- a CDS encoding CPBP family intramembrane glutamic endopeptidase has translation MKGFVSSRLHPLLALLLLLGLIIGAACLAYFLIALACVAFFGIRSTQEFDALLRNPHLSNHGWSVLMLMQGLLLLIGFGGAALGLASAQGVPWSEYFAPRRPVPGWWLLLAALVIVVSLPAMSGLIAWNADAQFPTFMHEFEVWAREKETQAQDLTRYLTQFTSTGRLLVALLVVAVVPAISEELVFRGVVQKQLTRLFGSYHAGVWLSAILFSAIHTQFFGFVPRMVLGAVLGYLFAWSGNILVPMAAHFAQNAVQILLLYAQQRGALGASFDPDSTEALPWPWMLLSAILTLGLLRLAYQQFRVPVVPVVSHTLTGAGLVVEGNAPPAGHTLTGHGIEPAPGSPTT, from the coding sequence ATGAAAGGTTTCGTATCCAGCCGGCTACACCCCTTGCTCGCCCTGCTGCTGCTGCTGGGGCTGATCATAGGAGCAGCCTGCCTGGCTTATTTTCTTATTGCGCTGGCTTGCGTTGCGTTTTTTGGGATTCGGAGTACGCAGGAGTTTGATGCCTTGCTCCGGAACCCGCACCTAAGCAACCACGGCTGGAGCGTGCTTATGTTGATGCAGGGTTTACTGCTGCTGATCGGGTTTGGGGGTGCGGCCCTGGGGCTGGCTTCAGCGCAGGGCGTGCCGTGGTCCGAGTACTTTGCCCCGCGCCGCCCGGTGCCGGGGTGGTGGCTGCTGCTGGCGGCTTTAGTCATTGTGGTCAGCCTGCCCGCTATGTCGGGGCTGATTGCGTGGAATGCCGACGCGCAGTTTCCAACCTTCATGCATGAGTTTGAGGTTTGGGCCCGTGAAAAGGAAACCCAGGCTCAGGACCTCACCCGGTACCTCACTCAGTTCACGTCCACGGGCCGCCTTCTGGTAGCGCTGTTGGTGGTAGCCGTGGTGCCAGCAATCAGCGAGGAGCTGGTGTTCAGGGGCGTGGTACAGAAGCAGCTCACGCGCCTGTTCGGCTCCTACCACGCGGGCGTCTGGCTTTCGGCTATCCTGTTCAGTGCCATTCACACACAGTTTTTTGGGTTTGTGCCGCGCATGGTGCTGGGTGCTGTCCTGGGCTACCTCTTCGCCTGGAGCGGCAATATTCTGGTGCCCATGGCCGCGCACTTTGCTCAGAACGCCGTGCAGATTCTGCTGCTCTACGCCCAGCAGCGCGGTGCCTTGGGGGCCTCTTTCGACCCCGATTCAACGGAGGCATTGCCCTGGCCCTGGATGCTGCTCTCGGCCATCCTCACGCTGGGGCTGCTGCGGCTGGCTTACCAGCAGTTTCGGGTGCCGGTGGTACCGGTAGTCAGCCACACGCTCACGGGCGCGGGCCTCGTCGTTGAGGGGAATGCGCCGCCTGCCGGGCATACGCTCACCGGCCACGGCATAGAGCCGGCGCCCGGCAGCCCGACCACGTAG
- the dusB gene encoding tRNA dihydrouridine synthase DusB, whose protein sequence is MVHIRNIALPDFPLLLAPMEDVSDPPFRAVCKQGGADLMYTEFISSEGLIRAAAKSRQKLDVFDYERPIGIQLFGSDVETMGECARISTEAGPDLIDINYGCPVKQVACRGAGAALLRDIPKMVQMTEAVVKATHLPVTVKTRLGWDDTTKNVEEVAERLQDIGIEALTVHGRTRVQMYKGEADWRLIAAIKNNPRIRIPIFGNGDIDSPQKAVEYKNRYGVDGVMIGRASIGYPWIFREVKHYAATGELLAPPTVEERVQACRFHFDKSLEWKGPRAGVFEMRRHYAQYFRGLEGARQWRTRLVDSNDPTEIHAIMDEIIAAEPVLVG, encoded by the coding sequence GTGGTACACATCCGCAACATTGCCCTGCCCGATTTCCCGCTCTTGCTCGCCCCCATGGAGGACGTGTCGGACCCACCATTCCGGGCCGTGTGCAAGCAGGGCGGCGCCGATTTGATGTACACCGAATTCATTTCTTCGGAAGGCTTGATTCGGGCTGCGGCCAAAAGCCGCCAGAAGCTCGACGTTTTCGACTATGAGCGGCCCATTGGCATTCAGCTGTTCGGCTCCGATGTGGAGACTATGGGTGAATGCGCCCGTATCAGCACCGAGGCCGGCCCCGACCTCATCGACATCAACTACGGCTGCCCCGTGAAGCAGGTAGCCTGCCGGGGAGCCGGTGCGGCTCTGCTGCGCGACATTCCCAAAATGGTGCAGATGACGGAGGCCGTGGTGAAAGCCACCCACCTGCCCGTGACGGTGAAAACCCGCCTCGGCTGGGACGACACCACCAAGAACGTGGAGGAAGTAGCCGAGCGCCTGCAGGATATCGGCATTGAGGCTCTTACGGTGCATGGCCGCACCCGCGTGCAGATGTACAAGGGCGAGGCCGACTGGCGGCTGATTGCGGCCATCAAAAACAACCCCCGCATCCGGATTCCCATCTTCGGCAACGGCGACATCGACTCGCCCCAGAAAGCCGTGGAGTACAAGAACCGCTACGGCGTGGATGGGGTCATGATCGGACGCGCTTCCATTGGTTACCCCTGGATTTTCCGGGAGGTGAAGCACTACGCCGCCACCGGCGAGCTGCTGGCCCCGCCCACCGTGGAGGAGCGGGTGCAGGCCTGCCGCTTTCATTTCGACAAAAGCCTGGAGTGGAAAGGCCCGCGGGCCGGGGTGTTTGAGATGCGCCGCCACTACGCCCAGTATTTCCGCGGTCTGGAAGGAGCCCGCCAGTGGCGCACCCGCCTGGTGGACAGCAACGACCCCACGGAAATCCACGCCATCATGGACGAAATCATTGCCGCCGAACCGGTGCTGGTGGGGTAA
- a CDS encoding DMT family transporter, with the protein MLIGGPAVLYLLLGTQFLYKLQHVPGAWTAFGYIALLATMSTAVAMILFNKLIQQSTALFASSNTYLVPVMALAWGVLDGETINGWHLLGMGIILLSVFIINRAK; encoded by the coding sequence ATGCTTATTGGTGGCCCGGCGGTGCTGTACCTGCTGCTGGGCACTCAGTTCCTGTACAAGCTTCAGCACGTGCCCGGCGCCTGGACGGCCTTCGGCTACATAGCCCTGCTGGCCACCATGAGCACCGCCGTGGCTATGATCTTATTCAACAAGCTCATTCAGCAGTCTACGGCCCTGTTTGCTTCGTCCAACACTTACCTGGTGCCCGTCATGGCGCTGGCTTGGGGTGTGCTGGATGGGGAAACCATCAACGGCTGGCACCTGCTGGGTATGGGCATCATCCTGCTCAGCGTATTCATCATCAACCGGGCGAAGTAA
- a CDS encoding lipid A deacylase LpxR family protein, protein MLCFRLRWAVVSGMLGLLPICAAAQVSTDSISLSPDRLIGYTFANDAHFRTDYYFTQGMTGTVVHPALARLPTHHLLRLGPAKGTEYFGMRVHYDGFTPLRIQDAFIRVGDRPYAAYLYADFFRILNQPTRCFRLTTGLQLGVIGPAAGAKGFQTKLHEWLGAPTPRGWDYQIQNDLVLGYTGRLEGQLAHVGRAVELIGGATVSLSSLRTYAAADARLRVGLLNPYFANLGVSSRPGRRELRRVQLYTEFCLEGRAMGYDATLQGGLLRRDNPYELPAQAISRTVAMGTGTLGLGYAGVRLETSARWSSPEFEGARSHKWTQFSLLVGF, encoded by the coding sequence ATGCTATGTTTTCGACTTCGCTGGGCCGTGGTAAGTGGGATGCTGGGCTTGCTACCGATATGCGCTGCTGCCCAGGTTTCAACCGATTCTATTAGCCTTAGCCCCGACCGCCTCATTGGCTACACCTTCGCCAACGACGCCCACTTCCGCACCGACTACTACTTCACCCAGGGCATGACGGGCACTGTGGTGCACCCCGCCCTGGCCCGGCTGCCCACTCACCACCTACTGCGCCTGGGGCCGGCCAAGGGTACCGAGTATTTTGGCATGCGGGTGCACTACGACGGATTTACGCCGCTGCGTATTCAGGATGCCTTCATTCGGGTGGGTGACCGGCCGTACGCAGCCTACCTCTACGCCGATTTCTTTCGCATCCTCAACCAGCCAACCCGCTGCTTCCGCCTGACTACCGGGCTGCAGCTCGGCGTTATCGGGCCGGCGGCTGGGGCCAAAGGGTTTCAAACCAAGCTACACGAATGGCTGGGCGCCCCCACGCCCCGGGGCTGGGACTACCAGATCCAAAACGACCTGGTGCTGGGCTACACAGGTCGGCTCGAAGGACAGCTTGCTCACGTGGGTCGAGCCGTGGAGCTGATCGGTGGAGCCACGGTTAGCCTCAGCTCCCTGCGTACCTACGCCGCAGCCGATGCTCGCCTGCGCGTGGGGCTGCTTAATCCTTATTTCGCGAATCTGGGCGTGAGCAGCCGCCCGGGCCGCCGGGAACTGCGCCGCGTGCAGCTCTACACTGAGTTTTGCCTCGAAGGCCGCGCCATGGGCTACGATGCTACCCTGCAGGGCGGTCTGCTCCGCCGCGACAACCCCTACGAGTTGCCTGCTCAAGCTATCAGCCGCACGGTGGCCATGGGCACCGGCACCCTGGGCCTGGGCTACGCCGGCGTGCGGCTAGAAACCTCCGCCCGTTGGAGTTCCCCGGAGTTCGAGGGCGCCCGCTCGCATAAATGGACGCAGTTCAGTCTGCTGGTGGGGTTTTAA
- a CDS encoding DUF3320 domain-containing protein, which produces MAKLESRLLNTYYTARTSLEETGVNILYLSLGQLSWYEAESSAEPRQAPLVLVTVVLERGAVAERFKLTYSGAEVEGNLSLQARLKADFGIVLPLPDFDNQPLPEYFAAVRAALAGRSRWTVEADAMALGFFSFSKLLLYRDLDPSTWPTNSDGTSTLLKHPAIQALLGQETGFTDAPPSVEEEAFLDTESTAHELHQVLDADSSQLLALLAVQEGRNLVIQGPPGTGKSQTIANLLAEAIGAGKKVLFVAEKMAALEVVKRRLDALGLGAACLELHSHKANKKALHEELRQTLSLGRPTAATSVEDQITQLPRYRQALNDYARAVNAPIGHSRRTAQQVAGELLRLAEERGPAELPRLAFAGLSRWTDADASHAENLAARLQATLRKIGIPKTLLFWGSELTLLLPAEQAALPAKLTAAQAAVAELERGAQALAQHLSLPAPSGRAAAEALLPAARHAHLAPPLGRTALTNPAWGQQAARLHEIMQAGAAYAHLHRQHEATLLPEAWGQRLPEERAALLSYGHKWWKFLSGDYRRARKRLQSLWRGPLPEEPETIVAVIDAVHEASRYRQIIEDAAPLAGPLFGPAWLGLRSDWTTLTRVADYLLLTHQRIARQELPAALLSYLERASGQGNGFNFATLPADVGLGSESSLDNIAGLLATLEAALAQHRTALQAVVDSLQLNEARRFGPEGRLQFQPFDTQQTTLAAWAANVPALQLITEWNNVAATVQQEQLPELLLLAESWPEAPGYLAAAVRQTWLEFLQRQAYEQHPALRQFERAGYEEIAARFRQADQDSLYHNRIRAMRQHFEELPNPQAGGQMLVIRNEFAKKTRHKPLRRLMEEAGRAVQAIKPVFMMSPLSVASFLPPGAVEFDLVVFDEASQVKPVDALGAIARGKKLVVVGDSKQLPPTSFFDSLTGTGEAADEENVTADIQSILELCKARQMPERMLRWHYRSRHQSLIAASNHLFYENKLVVFPSPGNQGQLGLVYHHLPETYYERGTTRTNPLEAQAVAAAVLQHARTTPRLTLGVVAFSTVQRQAIQDALEVLRRQHPETEDFFAAHRHEPFFIKNLENVQGDERDVILISIGYGRTREGYLSMSFGPLNGEGGERRLNVLITRARQRCEVFTNLTAADLDLSRTRAQGVKDLKTFLSFAQHGRLNQNEETGRAMDSPFEEAVYRALTARGYQLRPQIGSQGFYIDLAVVDPDQPGQYVLGIECDGAMYHSARSARDRDRLRQEVLEAVGWRLHRIWSTDWFRNPARETERAVQAIEEARRLNALDELNEPDEELLPEPAGLEREEPAAPDANPTVVPYQVALLPDAIRQQELHQYSLGQLATWLSLVVQVESPVHIEEATRRLATASGASQMGARIRKVGREAALLAKNLCHLRQEGDFLWTPTMQTPPLRDRSQLPAISRKLSFVAPEELALALRTVVEQSFALPREAVFLPAVRLLGFARLSEEMRLQLEPALAGLLDRGELVEVNGVLKPAG; this is translated from the coding sequence GTGGCTAAGCTGGAAAGTCGGCTGCTCAACACCTACTACACGGCCCGCACCAGCTTGGAAGAAACCGGCGTGAACATCCTGTACCTGTCCCTGGGGCAGCTGAGCTGGTACGAAGCCGAAAGCAGCGCGGAGCCGCGCCAGGCTCCGCTGGTGCTGGTGACAGTGGTGCTGGAGCGCGGCGCAGTGGCCGAGCGGTTCAAGCTCACCTATTCCGGCGCCGAAGTAGAAGGAAACCTCAGTCTGCAGGCCCGACTCAAGGCTGATTTCGGCATTGTCCTGCCCTTGCCCGACTTCGATAACCAGCCGCTGCCGGAGTATTTCGCCGCGGTGCGCGCCGCCCTGGCCGGGCGCAGCCGCTGGACAGTGGAAGCTGATGCCATGGCGCTGGGTTTTTTTTCCTTCAGCAAGCTGCTGCTTTACCGCGACCTGGACCCATCCACGTGGCCCACCAATTCCGACGGTACATCTACGCTGTTGAAGCATCCGGCTATCCAGGCTTTGCTGGGCCAGGAAACCGGCTTCACCGATGCGCCGCCCAGCGTAGAGGAAGAGGCCTTTCTCGATACCGAAAGCACGGCCCACGAGCTGCATCAGGTCCTCGACGCCGACTCCTCGCAGCTGCTGGCTTTGCTGGCCGTGCAGGAAGGGCGCAACCTCGTCATTCAGGGGCCGCCGGGCACGGGCAAGTCGCAGACCATTGCCAACCTGCTGGCCGAGGCCATTGGGGCCGGCAAGAAAGTGCTGTTCGTGGCCGAGAAGATGGCCGCTCTGGAAGTAGTGAAGCGCCGCCTCGATGCCCTGGGCCTGGGCGCGGCCTGCCTGGAGCTGCACAGCCACAAAGCCAACAAGAAAGCTCTGCACGAAGAGCTGCGCCAGACGCTAAGCCTGGGCCGACCCACCGCGGCCACCAGCGTGGAAGACCAAATAACCCAACTGCCGCGCTACCGTCAGGCCCTCAACGACTACGCCCGGGCCGTAAATGCGCCCATCGGCCACAGCCGCCGTACGGCCCAGCAAGTAGCCGGTGAGCTGCTGCGCCTGGCCGAAGAGCGGGGCCCGGCGGAGCTGCCGCGCCTTGCCTTTGCTGGCCTCAGCCGCTGGACCGACGCCGACGCCTCCCACGCCGAAAACCTGGCCGCCCGCCTGCAGGCTACGCTCCGGAAAATCGGCATTCCCAAAACGCTGCTGTTCTGGGGCAGTGAGTTGACGTTGCTGCTGCCCGCTGAGCAGGCGGCCCTGCCGGCAAAGCTGACGGCGGCGCAAGCTGCCGTAGCAGAGCTTGAAAGAGGAGCCCAGGCGTTGGCCCAGCACCTGAGCTTGCCCGCGCCTAGTGGCCGGGCCGCGGCCGAAGCCCTGCTGCCCGCCGCCCGCCATGCCCATCTAGCCCCGCCCCTGGGCCGCACGGCGCTAACCAACCCGGCCTGGGGGCAGCAAGCCGCCCGCCTCCACGAAATCATGCAGGCCGGCGCGGCCTACGCTCACCTGCACCGCCAGCACGAGGCCACGTTGCTGCCCGAGGCCTGGGGGCAGCGGCTGCCGGAAGAGCGGGCTGCTCTGCTCAGCTATGGCCACAAGTGGTGGAAGTTTCTGAGCGGTGACTACCGCCGGGCCCGCAAGCGCCTGCAGAGCCTATGGCGCGGTCCACTGCCCGAGGAGCCGGAAACCATAGTGGCCGTAATTGACGCCGTGCACGAAGCCAGCCGCTACCGGCAAATTATCGAAGACGCGGCTCCGCTAGCTGGCCCGCTGTTTGGCCCCGCCTGGCTGGGGCTGCGCTCTGACTGGACGACCCTCACCCGGGTAGCCGACTACCTTTTGCTGACGCACCAGCGCATTGCCCGGCAGGAGTTGCCCGCCGCTCTGCTCTCTTACCTGGAGCGGGCCTCCGGCCAGGGCAACGGCTTCAACTTTGCCACCTTGCCAGCGGACGTAGGGTTGGGTTCCGAATCCAGCCTCGATAACATTGCCGGATTACTTGCGACCCTCGAAGCTGCATTGGCCCAGCACCGAACGGCCCTGCAGGCGGTAGTGGATAGCCTGCAGCTGAATGAGGCCCGCCGCTTCGGGCCGGAAGGGCGGCTGCAGTTTCAGCCCTTCGACACCCAGCAAACAACGCTGGCAGCCTGGGCTGCCAATGTGCCGGCGCTTCAGCTGATTACAGAGTGGAACAACGTGGCAGCCACCGTGCAGCAGGAGCAGCTACCGGAGCTGCTGTTGCTGGCCGAAAGCTGGCCGGAAGCCCCAGGCTACCTGGCTGCTGCCGTGCGCCAGACCTGGCTGGAGTTTCTGCAGCGCCAGGCCTACGAGCAGCACCCGGCTTTGCGGCAGTTTGAGCGGGCCGGGTATGAGGAAATAGCCGCCCGCTTCCGCCAAGCCGACCAAGACTCGCTCTACCACAACCGCATCCGGGCCATGCGCCAGCACTTTGAGGAGCTGCCTAACCCGCAGGCCGGGGGGCAGATGCTCGTTATCCGAAATGAGTTTGCCAAAAAGACCCGCCACAAGCCCCTGCGCCGCCTGATGGAGGAAGCCGGCCGGGCTGTGCAGGCCATCAAGCCGGTGTTTATGATGTCGCCGCTGTCGGTGGCCAGCTTCCTGCCGCCCGGCGCGGTGGAGTTTGACCTGGTGGTGTTCGATGAAGCCTCGCAGGTGAAGCCCGTGGATGCGCTGGGGGCCATTGCCCGGGGCAAAAAGCTGGTAGTGGTGGGCGACTCCAAGCAGCTGCCGCCCACGTCCTTCTTCGACTCGCTGACCGGCACCGGCGAGGCCGCCGATGAGGAAAACGTGACGGCCGACATCCAGAGCATTCTGGAGCTGTGCAAGGCCCGCCAGATGCCCGAGCGGATGCTGCGCTGGCACTACCGCAGCCGACACCAGTCCCTGATTGCGGCCTCCAATCACCTGTTCTACGAAAACAAGCTGGTGGTTTTCCCCAGCCCCGGCAACCAGGGCCAGCTGGGGCTGGTCTACCATCATCTGCCCGAAACCTACTACGAGCGGGGCACTACCCGCACCAACCCACTGGAGGCCCAAGCCGTGGCCGCCGCCGTGCTTCAACATGCCCGTACCACGCCTCGGCTTACATTAGGTGTGGTGGCCTTCAGCACGGTGCAGCGCCAGGCCATTCAGGACGCACTGGAAGTGCTGCGCCGCCAGCACCCCGAAACGGAAGATTTTTTCGCGGCGCACCGCCACGAGCCGTTCTTCATCAAGAACCTGGAAAACGTGCAGGGCGACGAGCGGGATGTTATCCTCATCAGCATCGGCTACGGGCGCACCAGGGAGGGGTATTTGTCGATGAGCTTTGGGCCACTGAACGGGGAAGGCGGGGAGCGGCGCCTCAACGTGCTCATCACCCGCGCCCGGCAGCGCTGCGAGGTTTTCACCAACCTCACCGCCGCCGACCTGGACCTGAGTCGGACCCGGGCCCAGGGAGTGAAAGACCTGAAAACCTTCCTCAGCTTTGCCCAGCACGGCCGCCTGAACCAGAACGAGGAAACCGGGCGCGCCATGGATTCGCCGTTTGAGGAGGCCGTGTACCGCGCCCTCACGGCTCGCGGCTACCAGCTTCGTCCCCAGATAGGGAGCCAGGGCTTCTACATCGACCTGGCCGTGGTGGACCCCGACCAGCCGGGGCAGTACGTGCTGGGCATTGAGTGCGACGGGGCCATGTACCACTCCGCCCGCTCGGCCCGCGACCGGGACCGGCTGCGTCAGGAGGTGCTCGAAGCCGTGGGCTGGCGCCTGCACCGCATCTGGAGCACCGACTGGTTTCGGAACCCGGCCCGGGAAACTGAGCGGGCCGTACAAGCCATTGAAGAAGCCCGCCGCCTGAACGCCCTGGATGAGCTCAACGAGCCGGACGAAGAATTACTGCCCGAGCCAGCCGGATTGGAGCGTGAGGAGCCGGCCGCGCCCGATGCCAACCCGACCGTGGTGCCCTATCAGGTGGCCCTGCTGCCCGATGCCATCCGGCAGCAGGAGCTGCACCAATATAGCCTGGGCCAGCTGGCTACGTGGCTGAGCCTGGTGGTGCAGGTGGAAAGCCCGGTGCATATTGAAGAGGCCACCCGGCGACTAGCCACTGCCAGCGGGGCCAGCCAGATGGGCGCCCGCATCCGCAAAGTGGGGCGCGAAGCAGCTTTGCTGGCGAAAAACCTGTGCCACCTACGTCAGGAAGGCGACTTCCTGTGGACGCCCACCATGCAGACGCCGCCCCTGCGCGACCGAAGTCAACTGCCCGCCATTTCCCGCAAGCTTTCCTTTGTGGCGCCCGAGGAGCTGGCCCTAGCCCTGCGCACGGTGGTGGAGCAAAGCTTTGCCTTGCCGCGCGAAGCGGTATTTCTGCCCGCCGTGCGCCTGCTGGGTTTCGCCCGCCTCAGCGAGGAAATGCGCCTGCAGCTGGAGCCCGCGCTGGCCGGGCTGCTAGATAGGGGTGAGCTGGTGGAAGTGAATGGCGTACTGAAGCCGGCCGGCTGA